One stretch of Gouania willdenowi chromosome 16, fGouWil2.1, whole genome shotgun sequence DNA includes these proteins:
- the prss35 gene encoding inactive serine protease 35 → MGPIPLCVLLAVVASVTADQNAIDDEYSWPQWKVPLVRKRRTVSLGNPNFIAHPQMELSGTCGIECQRHLPSPSLDDLENFLSYETVYENGSRTYTSVSVQGLNEVKTWSKNISSKSRQKREVYGTDSRFTIGDKQFSTKYPFSTSVKISTGCSGVLVSPKHVLTAAHCIHNGKDYLDGVQKLRVGILKEKSRRGKGGKGRGGKGKGRRRKNGKAKEEEVKEEVANKVDRKGKGKSRKSRSRRSAESEKPSFRWTRVKQTQVPKGWFKGVSDGLAADYDYAVLELKKAPKVKHMDLGVIPSVKKLPAGRIHFSGFDDDRPGNLVYRFCSVSEESNDLLYQYCDAKPGSSGSGVYIRLKEPDKKRWKRKIIGVFTGHQWVDVNGNGMQQDYNVAVRITPLKYAQICYWVHGDSSECQVA, encoded by the coding sequence ATGGGCCCCATACCCCTGTGCGTCCTGCTGGCTGTGGTGGCATCTGTGACAGCGGACCAGAATGCAATTGATGATGAGTACAGTTGGCCGCAGTGGAAGGTGCCTCTGGTACGGAAAAGGCGCACAGTGTCTCTCGGAAACCCAAACTTCATTGCTCATCCTCAGATGGAGCTGAGCGGAACCTGTGGGATCGAGTGTCAACGTCATCTCCCATCACCCTCTCTGGATGACTTGGAGAATTTCCTGTCTTATGAGACTGTCTATGAGAATGGCTCCCGGACCTACACTTCAGTCTCAGTGCAAGGTCTAAACGAAGTGAAGACCTGGTCTAAGAACATCTCTTCCAAGTCTCGCCAGAAACGAGAGGTCTACGGCACAGATTCACGTTTCACCATTGGTGACAAACAGTTTTCTACCAAATATCCCTTTTCCACATCTGTGAAGATCTCTACTGGATGCTCTGGGGTTCTGGTGTCACCTAAACATGTCCTGACAGCTGCTCACTGCATTCATAACGGGAAGGATTATCTAGACGGTGTCCAGAAGTTACGTGTTGGTATTCTCAAAGAAAAGTCCAGAAGAGGTAAAGGCGGCAAAGGAAGAGGAGGCAAAGGAAAGGGCAGGAGGAGAAAGAATGGCAaagccaaagaagaagaagtaaagGAAGAGGTTGCTAATAAAGTTGATCGAAAAGGAAAAGGTAAAAGTAGGAAGAGCCGGAGTCGACGAAGTGCTGAATCTGAGAAACCTTCATTTAGATGGACCAGAGTTAAACAGACCCAAGTTCCCAAGggttggttcaaaggtgtgtcTGATGGACTGGCGGCAGATTATGACTATGCTGTGCTTGAACTGAAGAAAGCCCCTAAAGTCAAACACATGGATCTTGGAGTAATCCCGTCAGTGAAGAAACTTCCAGCTGGAAGGATCCACTTTTCTGGTTTCGATGATGACCGTCCCGGTAACTTGGTGTATCGGTTCTGCTCTGTTTCTGAAGAATCTAATGATTTGTTGTATCAATACTGTGATGCCAAACCTGGCTCCAGTGGCTCTGGGGTCTACATCCGCCTAAAAGAACCTGACAAGAAGAGGTGGAAGAGGAAGATCATTGGGGTTTTCACTGGTCACCAGTGGGTGGACGTAAACGGGAACGGTATGCAGCAGGATTACAATGTTGCGGTGAGAATAACCCCTTTGAAATATGCTCAGATCTGCTATTGGGTCCACGGGGACTCTAGTGAGTGTCAGGTGGCTTGA
- the LOC114478258 gene encoding cyclin-dependent kinase 9-like isoform X3, with the protein MKRNHRRRGWSGHGRGSRPYMNKAQRDKANAAAAAKKEVFKAKHKLTGKIVALKKCLVQDANEGFPITLLREIKLLKLLKHNNIINLIDICTTEATQFNSYKSNVHLVFDFCEHDLAGLLKNPNVKFTLGEIKKIMQMLLNGLYYIHRNQMLHRDMKPANVLITREGVLKIADFSLARDFSPAVIPQGNCYTNNVVTLWYRPPELLLGERDYGPSIDLWGVGCIMAELWTRIPIMQGHTEQHQLNVISHLCGSITPEVWPNVDMKYKLYQKMQLPKGQERKVKDRLEAYVEDPYALDLIDMLLVLDPAKRTDSDSALNHDFFWFDPLPSDLTNMLSTHNTSMFEYLSPPRHRPQEPPKQNRKSAITSQLVFDRVF; encoded by the exons atgaagagaaaccacagaagaagaggaTGGTCCGGTCATGGCCGGGGATCCCGACCTTATATGAACAAGGCGCAGCGAGACAAAGCCAACGCTGCTGCAGCGGCCAAAAA GGAGGTGTTCAAAGCCAAGCACAAGCTGACTGGAAAAATAGTTGCACTGAAGAAATGTTTGGTGCAGGATGCAAACGAAGGG TTTCCGATCACCCTTCTGAGAGAGATAAAGCTCCTCAAGCTGCTCAAACACAATAACATCATCAATCTGATCGATATCTGCACCACTGAAG CCACTCAGTTCAACAGCTACAAAAGCAACGTCCACTTAGTGTTTGACTTTTGTGAGCATGACCTGGCTGGATTACTGAAAAACCCCAATGTCAAGTTCACACTGGGAGAGATCAAGAAGATCATGCAGATGCTGCTCAACGGGTTGTACTACATCCACAGAAACCAG ATGCTCCACAGAGACATGAAGCCAGCCAACGTACTCATCACCAGAGAGGGTGTTCTGAAGATCGCCGACTTCAGCTTAGCTCGAGACTTTAGCCCAGCTGTAATCCCCCAGGGTAACTGCTACACCAACAATGTGGTCACGCTTTGGTACAGACCTCCAGAGCTGCTGCTGG gAGAGCGTGATTATGGGCCTTCGATTGACCTGTGGGGGGTAGGTTGCATCATGGCAGAGTTGTGGACCAGGATTCCCATCATGCAGGGCCACACAGAGCAGCATCAGCTGAATGTCATCAGCCACCTGTGTGGATCCATCACTCCAGAG GTGTGGCCCAACGTGGACATGAAGTACAAGCTGTATCAGAAGATGCAGCTGCCCAAAGGCCAGGAGAGGAAGGTGAAGGACCGTCTGGAGGCCTACGTCGAAGACCCGTATGCCCTGGACTTGATCGACATGCTGCTGGTGCTGGACCCGGCCAAGAGGACGGACAGCGACAGTGCCCTCAACCACGACTTCTTCTGGTTCGACCCCTTGCCCTCGGACCTCACGAATATGCTGTCCACCCACAACACGTCCATGTTCGAGTATCTGAGCCCACCCAGACACAGGCCTCAAGAGCCGCCCAAACAGAACCGGAAATCAGCCATCACCAGTCAGTTAGTGTTCGACCGAGTGTTCTGA
- the LOC114478258 gene encoding cyclin-dependent kinase 9-like isoform X1 has translation MKRNHRRRGWSGHGRGSRPYMNKAQRDKANAAAAAKNSNRRELPFSDEVSKYEKMAKIGHGTFGEVFKAKHKLTGKIVALKKCLVQDANEGFPITLLREIKLLKLLKHNNIINLIDICTTEATQFNSYKSNVHLVFDFCEHDLAGLLKNPNVKFTLGEIKKIMQMLLNGLYYIHRNQMLHRDMKPANVLITREGVLKIADFSLARDFSPAVIPQGNCYTNNVVTLWYRPPELLLGERDYGPSIDLWGVGCIMAELWTRIPIMQGHTEQHQLNVISHLCGSITPEVWPNVDMKYKLYQKMQLPKGQERKVKDRLEAYVEDPYALDLIDMLLVLDPAKRTDSDSALNHDFFWFDPLPSDLTNMLSTHNTSMFEYLSPPRHRPQEPPKQNRKSAITSQLVFDRVF, from the exons atgaagagaaaccacagaagaagaggaTGGTCCGGTCATGGCCGGGGATCCCGACCTTATATGAACAAGGCGCAGCGAGACAAAGCCAACGCTGCTGCAGCGGCCAAAAA TTCCAACAGAAGGGAGTTGCCTTTCTCTGACGAGGTCTCCAAGTATGAGAAGATGGCCAAGATCGGACACGGCACCTTTGG GGAGGTGTTCAAAGCCAAGCACAAGCTGACTGGAAAAATAGTTGCACTGAAGAAATGTTTGGTGCAGGATGCAAACGAAGGG TTTCCGATCACCCTTCTGAGAGAGATAAAGCTCCTCAAGCTGCTCAAACACAATAACATCATCAATCTGATCGATATCTGCACCACTGAAG CCACTCAGTTCAACAGCTACAAAAGCAACGTCCACTTAGTGTTTGACTTTTGTGAGCATGACCTGGCTGGATTACTGAAAAACCCCAATGTCAAGTTCACACTGGGAGAGATCAAGAAGATCATGCAGATGCTGCTCAACGGGTTGTACTACATCCACAGAAACCAG ATGCTCCACAGAGACATGAAGCCAGCCAACGTACTCATCACCAGAGAGGGTGTTCTGAAGATCGCCGACTTCAGCTTAGCTCGAGACTTTAGCCCAGCTGTAATCCCCCAGGGTAACTGCTACACCAACAATGTGGTCACGCTTTGGTACAGACCTCCAGAGCTGCTGCTGG gAGAGCGTGATTATGGGCCTTCGATTGACCTGTGGGGGGTAGGTTGCATCATGGCAGAGTTGTGGACCAGGATTCCCATCATGCAGGGCCACACAGAGCAGCATCAGCTGAATGTCATCAGCCACCTGTGTGGATCCATCACTCCAGAG GTGTGGCCCAACGTGGACATGAAGTACAAGCTGTATCAGAAGATGCAGCTGCCCAAAGGCCAGGAGAGGAAGGTGAAGGACCGTCTGGAGGCCTACGTCGAAGACCCGTATGCCCTGGACTTGATCGACATGCTGCTGGTGCTGGACCCGGCCAAGAGGACGGACAGCGACAGTGCCCTCAACCACGACTTCTTCTGGTTCGACCCCTTGCCCTCGGACCTCACGAATATGCTGTCCACCCACAACACGTCCATGTTCGAGTATCTGAGCCCACCCAGACACAGGCCTCAAGAGCCGCCCAAACAGAACCGGAAATCAGCCATCACCAGTCAGTTAGTGTTCGACCGAGTGTTCTGA
- the LOC114478258 gene encoding cyclin-dependent kinase 9-like isoform X2: MKRNHRRRGWSGHGRGSRPYMNKAQRDKANAAAAAKKRELPFSDEVSKYEKMAKIGHGTFGEVFKAKHKLTGKIVALKKCLVQDANEGFPITLLREIKLLKLLKHNNIINLIDICTTEATQFNSYKSNVHLVFDFCEHDLAGLLKNPNVKFTLGEIKKIMQMLLNGLYYIHRNQMLHRDMKPANVLITREGVLKIADFSLARDFSPAVIPQGNCYTNNVVTLWYRPPELLLGERDYGPSIDLWGVGCIMAELWTRIPIMQGHTEQHQLNVISHLCGSITPEVWPNVDMKYKLYQKMQLPKGQERKVKDRLEAYVEDPYALDLIDMLLVLDPAKRTDSDSALNHDFFWFDPLPSDLTNMLSTHNTSMFEYLSPPRHRPQEPPKQNRKSAITSQLVFDRVF, encoded by the exons atgaagagaaaccacagaagaagaggaTGGTCCGGTCATGGCCGGGGATCCCGACCTTATATGAACAAGGCGCAGCGAGACAAAGCCAACGCTGCTGCAGCGGCCAAAAA AAGGGAGTTGCCTTTCTCTGACGAGGTCTCCAAGTATGAGAAGATGGCCAAGATCGGACACGGCACCTTTGG GGAGGTGTTCAAAGCCAAGCACAAGCTGACTGGAAAAATAGTTGCACTGAAGAAATGTTTGGTGCAGGATGCAAACGAAGGG TTTCCGATCACCCTTCTGAGAGAGATAAAGCTCCTCAAGCTGCTCAAACACAATAACATCATCAATCTGATCGATATCTGCACCACTGAAG CCACTCAGTTCAACAGCTACAAAAGCAACGTCCACTTAGTGTTTGACTTTTGTGAGCATGACCTGGCTGGATTACTGAAAAACCCCAATGTCAAGTTCACACTGGGAGAGATCAAGAAGATCATGCAGATGCTGCTCAACGGGTTGTACTACATCCACAGAAACCAG ATGCTCCACAGAGACATGAAGCCAGCCAACGTACTCATCACCAGAGAGGGTGTTCTGAAGATCGCCGACTTCAGCTTAGCTCGAGACTTTAGCCCAGCTGTAATCCCCCAGGGTAACTGCTACACCAACAATGTGGTCACGCTTTGGTACAGACCTCCAGAGCTGCTGCTGG gAGAGCGTGATTATGGGCCTTCGATTGACCTGTGGGGGGTAGGTTGCATCATGGCAGAGTTGTGGACCAGGATTCCCATCATGCAGGGCCACACAGAGCAGCATCAGCTGAATGTCATCAGCCACCTGTGTGGATCCATCACTCCAGAG GTGTGGCCCAACGTGGACATGAAGTACAAGCTGTATCAGAAGATGCAGCTGCCCAAAGGCCAGGAGAGGAAGGTGAAGGACCGTCTGGAGGCCTACGTCGAAGACCCGTATGCCCTGGACTTGATCGACATGCTGCTGGTGCTGGACCCGGCCAAGAGGACGGACAGCGACAGTGCCCTCAACCACGACTTCTTCTGGTTCGACCCCTTGCCCTCGGACCTCACGAATATGCTGTCCACCCACAACACGTCCATGTTCGAGTATCTGAGCCCACCCAGACACAGGCCTCAAGAGCCGCCCAAACAGAACCGGAAATCAGCCATCACCAGTCAGTTAGTGTTCGACCGAGTGTTCTGA